Proteins co-encoded in one Rhopalosiphum maidis isolate BTI-1 chromosome 2, ASM367621v3, whole genome shotgun sequence genomic window:
- the LOC113551732 gene encoding nucleolin 2-like: MSEVAAENNVPSVQEGEKRGRKRNTGSRTSAINATYAEAELITKGLNNTDDVDGRRTTRSSTRGSTAASKLKNEPPAKKEKKTPAVKGKRGRPKAVTKEESEEVVSAEENGIADNDVDSKADKGGSSTEEEVDSKTEDKIENGNSSAEEEKKVEETKESTDESDKPAVTEEKKESSSP; encoded by the exons ATGTCCGAAGTGGCTGCCGAGAACAACGTACCTTCAGTTCAG gaaGGTGAGAAGCGTGGACGTAAGAGAAATACAGGATCTCGTACTAGTGCTATAAATGCAACCTATGCTGAAGCTGAACTGATTACCAag GGATTGAATAATACTGATGATGTTGATGGAAGGAGAACGACCAGATCCTCTACACGAGGTTCAACTGCAGcatcgaaattaaaaaatgaacctCCAgcaaaaaaagagaaaaaaacacCAGCCGttaaag GCAAACGAGGAAGGCCAAAGGCAGTCACGAAAGAAGAGAGTGAAGAAGTAGTATCGGCTGAAGAAAATGGTATTGCTGATAATGATGTAGACTCTAAGGCTGATAAGGGTGGAAGTTCCACAGAAGAAGAAGTAGATTCAAAAACCGaagataaaattgaaaatggaaATTCATCAGCTGAAGAAGAGAAGAAAGTCGAAGAG aCAAAGGAATCAACTGATGAATCTGATAAGCCTGCAGTAACAGAGGAAAAAAAAGAGTCCTCAAGCCCGTAA